One Amphiprion ocellaris isolate individual 3 ecotype Okinawa chromosome 5, ASM2253959v1, whole genome shotgun sequence genomic region harbors:
- the LOC111574952 gene encoding macrophage-stimulating protein receptor-like isoform X2 produces the protein MVTLTALLTVCLWIQTQTASGQQECPPSPPWLVDFTVTYSLPHFQTDKPIQNIEVNSQVQPTELYVACQNVIVAVNDSLQKTWELKTGPVGSPQCETCQVCDIETDPEDPVNTDSQVLFLDPDQFLLPYLYFCGSTRHGICYFIDIGNPKPETKCLYKKERNSPTYCPDCLASPLGTKVTFVQEGTTSLFFTAASVNDRLAQRYPRRSISVMRPLSTEDGFDMIMNVTVLPSLRDSYSIDYIYSFSTKDYVYFLSLQRENPSNSNSTFQTRLGRLPILIPEMWMYREVVLECRYEPKRRRRREAFRDIVYNGLQAAYFGRAGKDLADELRVHETEDILYGVFAEVDERGQPQKNSALCAFPLTKVNHAIDRGVEACCKSGSEQLSRGLCHFQPCESCPHELPQSNEENDACTAKATLVSQPYYRVDLFNSQMRNVLFTSVLVTTTGNHTLGHFGTSDGRILQVILTLYRPIIFANYSLGETAVSRTAAVYSKDLLLFVVGNKMFRVPSAGPGCSHFMTCSMCLTAPRFMNCSWCSGSCLRENECTSEWSKDSCTPVITEFFPKTIPAGGETELTLCGSEFQSPLRPAIIGGKTHIITVGSAMCSILTEKSSNDKLVCKIHEKNPSQNLNITLHVHEGEVEGRYSIEGTAQMSGFSFVEPTITEINPGYGPMFGGTTVTLTGKYLNSGKQRDVYFGEKKCSIQTVSEETGVFSSIVCYTATAAAVGPVPVKIIIDNFQVTATKMFLYKKNPVVNSVRPHCGFQRGSKLLIQGQNFDSAYKTVVQYTPKNPVVETLQQVCNGTTNTTHMECWAPAFPEETPEEKSEPGVISIHIDGKNNLFKRRFDYHPDAKVIPFENDDNVLLLKPGDTEVSLHHSKLNTVSSCMKITMTIGGVPCNAQVLLNELTCRIPKGLVIPSEGLPVKVSVNREVYDVGTVVYDDSSNTVIAGIVLGIIVALVVGAGLALLVMIHLRKKKRANIENRLSTMLSRSRMSSTHTSPTGDYRRDLSSQTSGSGGMAFQGLLYAASYDHLAVPLMPRDNISMVSLSSDLLEEVKDVLIPAEMLRIEDSQIIGKGHFGTVYHGYLIDSNKQETHCAVKSLNRITDLGEVDQFLREGIIMKAFHHSNILSLLGIMLPKEGLPLVVLPYMKHGDVRHFIRSEKRNPTVKDLIGFGLQVAKGMEYLAQKKFVHRDLAARNCMLDETYTVKVADFGMARDIYDKEYYSIQDHKRVKLPVKWMAIESLQTQKFTTKSDVWSYGVLLWELLTRGASPYPDVDPYDITHYLLKGRRLPQPQFCPDTLYSIMLACWDPEPEHRPGFHSLVTEVQHILSCLEGEHYISLKVTYVNIDQPRPYPALTGSADEAEASDLDTDSHASG, from the exons ATGGTCACTTTGACTGCCTTGCTGACAGTATGCTTATggatacaaacacaaactgcctcAGGACAGCAAGAATGTCCCCCTTCTCCTCCCTGGCTGGTGGATTTCACTGTGACATATTCCCTGCCCCATTTCCAAACAGACAAACCTATACAGAACATCGAAGTGAACTCGCAAGTTCAGCCAACAGAGCTTTATGTTGCCTGCCAGAATGTAATAGTAGCAGTTAACGATTCCTTGCAGAAAACATGGGAGTTGAAAACTGGACCTGTTGGCAGTCCTCAGTGTGAAACCTGTCAGGTATGTGACATAGAAACTGACCCTGAAGATCCAGTGAATACAGACAGCCAGGTTCTGTTTTTGGATCCTGATCAATTTTTGTTGCCATACTTGTACTTTTGTGGAAGCACTCGGCATGGGATCTGTTACTTTATTGACATTGGCAATCCAAAGCCTGAGACTAAGTGTTTATACAAAAAAGAGCGAAACTCTCCAACCTACTGTCCCGACTGTCTGGCCAGCCCACTTGGCACCAAAGTCACCTTCGTTCAGGAAGGAACCACATCACTGTTCTTCACTGCAGCCTCTGTCAACGACAGGCTGGCACAGAGGTATCCAAGGAGGTCAATATCAGTGATGAGACCTCTTTCAACTGAAGATGGATTTGATATGATCATGAACGTCACAGTGCTCCCCAGTCTGCGTGACTCCTACAGCATTGACTACATATATAGTTTTTCCACCAAGGACTATGTCTACTTTCTGTCCCTGCAGAGGGAAAATCCCTCCAACAGCAACTCGACTTTTCAGACTCGTCTGGGACGACTGCCTATTTTAATTCCAGAGATGTGGATGTACAGGGAAGTGGTCTTGGAGTGTCGGTACGAACCAAAGAGGAGGAGACGGCGAGAGGCTTTCAGGGACATTGTGTATAACGGACTACAGGCGGCATATTTTGGGCGAGCAGGCAAAGACTTGGCTGATGAGCTGAGGGTGCACGAGACTGAAGACATTCTTTATGGGGTGTTTGCAGAGGTGGATGAGCGTGGTCAGCCTCAGAAAAACTCAGCCCTGTGCGCCTTTCCTCTGACTAAAGTAAACCATGCCATTGACCGAGGTGTGGAGGCCTGCTGTAAGTCAGGGAGTGAGCAGCTGTCCAGAGGTCTCTGTCACTTCCAGCCATGTGAGAGCTGCCCACATGAA cttccaCAGAGCAATGAAGAGAATGACGCATGCACTGCCAAGGCCACTCTAGTCTCACAGCCGTACTACAGAGTCGATCTCTTCAACAGTCAGATGAGAAATGTCCTGTTCACCTCAGTCCTGGTCACCACTACTGGGAATCATACTCTGGGACATTTTGGCACCTCAGATGGCAGGATACTGCAG GTGATTCTTACACTGTACAGACCAATTATTTTTGCCAATTATTCGCTGGGAGAAACGGCAGTGTCCAGGACAGCAGCTGTCTACTCGAAGGATTtacttctttttgtggttggaAATAAG atgttcagagtaCCCTCTGCAGGACCTGGGTGTTCACATTTTATGACATGCTCCATGTGTTTGACGGCTCCACGCTTCATGAACTGTAGCTGGTGTTCGGGAAGCTGCTTAAGGGAGAATGAGTGCACCTCAGAGTGGAGCAAAGACTCTTGCACACCTGTCATAACCGAG tttttcccaAAAACAATTCCTGCTGGTGGTGAGACAGAGTTGACGCTGTGCGGTTCAGAGTTTCAGTCTCCTCTGAGACCCGCCATCATCGGCGGCAAAACCCACATTATCACAGTGGGCTCAGCCATGTGTTCTATCCTGACCGAGAAGAGCAGTAATGACAA GCTAGTGTGcaaaattcatgaaaaaaaccCCAGCCAGAATCTCAACATCACTCTGCATGTGCATGAGGGGGAAGTGGAGGGACGCTACTCAATCGAAGGCACAGCTCAGATGTCTGGCTTCTCTTTTGTG GAACCCACCATCACAGAAATCAACCCTGGCTATGGACCCATGTTTGGGGGAACAACAGTTACACTAACAGGAAAATATCTTAATTCTGGGAAACAAAGAGATGTGTACTTTGGAGAGAAAAAGTGCAGCATTCAAAC AGTTTCTGAGGAAACTGGAGTTTTTTCTTCAATCGTCTGCTATACAGccactgcagcagctgttggACCTGTACCTGTGAAAATCATTATTGACAACTTTCAAGTGACTGCTACTAAGATGTTCCTCTACAAGAAAAACCCTGTTGTAAACTCTGTGCGTCCACATTGCGGTTTCCAAAG AGGCTCCAAACTGCTGATACAAGGTCAGAATTTTGACTCTGCCTACAAAACTGTGGTTCAGTACACTCCCAAAAATCCTGTTGTGGAAACTTTACAACAA GTCTGCAATGGCACAACAAATACTACGCATATGGAATGCTGGGCTCCTGCTTTTCCAGAAGAAACGCCAGAAGAAAAATCAGAACCAGGAGTGATTTCTATTCACATTGATGGAAAAAATAACCTCTTCAAGCGACGTTTTGACTACCACCCTGATGCCAAAGTCATTCCCTTTGAAAATGATGACAACGTTTTACTTCTAAAACCAGGAGACACTGAAGTTTCTCTGCAT cacagtaaactgaatacaGTGAGCTCATGTATGAAGATTACGATGACCATTGGCGGTGTGCCCTGCAACGCTCAGGTTCTGTTAAATGAGCTGACCTGCAGGATTCCTAAAGGCCTGGTGATCCCCAGCGAGGGGCTGCCTGTCAAA GTGTCTGTGAACAGAGAGGTGTACGATGTGGGTACAGTAGTCTATGACGACAGCAGCAACACTGTGATTGCAGGCATTGTCCTGGGCATCATTGTTGCACTGGTAGTAGGTGCTGGCCTTGCATTACTAGTGATGATTCAtttgaggaagaaaaagagag CCAACATAGAGAATCGTCTATCAACAATGCTGTCACGCAGCCGCATGAGCAGCACCCATACCTCCCCAACAGGTGACTACAGACGAG ATCTATCCAGTCAAACCTCTGGCTCAGGAGGAATGGCTTTCCAAGGTTTATTGTACGCTGCCAGCTATGATCATCTTGCTGTTCCTTTAATGCCACGGGACAATATCTCAATGGTCAGCTTGAGTTCTGACCTTCTTGAAGAGGTCAAAGATGTGCTGATCCCTGCTGAGATGCTCCGAATTGAGGATAGCCAGATCATTGGCAAAG GTCACTTTGGGACAGTTTATCATGGATACCTGATAGACAGCAATAAGCAAGAGACCCACTGTGCTGTTAAGTCACTGAACA GGATCACAGATTTGGGTGAAGTGGATCAGTTCCTCAGAGAGGGCATCATCATGAAAGCCTTCCACCACTCCAACATACTCTCTCTGCTGGGCATCATGCTGCCCAAAGAAGGGCTCCCTCTGGTGGTTCTGCCATACATGAAGCATGGAGATGTGCGCCATTTCATCCGCTCTGAGAAAAGG AACCCCACAGTGAAAGACTTAATCGGGTTTGGGCTTCAGGTTGCCAAAGGCATGGAGTACTTAGCCCAGAAGAAGTTTGTTCACAGAGACCTGGCTGCACGTAACTGCAT GCTAGATGAAACATACACAGTAAAGGTGGCTGACTTTGGCATGGCCAGAGACATATATGACAAGGAGTACTACAGCATTCAAGATCACAAGAGGGTAAAGCTTCCAGTTAAGTGGATGGCTATCGAAAGCCTGCAAACACAGAAGTTCACCACCAAGTCTGATGTG TGGTCATATGGCGTCTTATTATGGGAGCTGTTAACCAGAGGTGCCAGTCCATATCCAGATGTGGACCCCTATGACATCACACACTACTTGTTGAAGGGACGTCGGCTTCCACAGCCACAGTTTTGCCCAGATACTCT CTATTCAATCATGCTGGCATGTTGGGACCCGGAGCCTGAGCACAGACCAGGTTTTCACAGCCTGGTTACAGAAGTACAACACATCCTGTCCTGCCTGGAAGGAGAGCACTACATCAGTTTGAAGGTTACCTATGTCAACATAGACCAGCCAAGGCCTTATCCTGCCCTGACTGGATCTGCTGATGAGGCTGAGGCCTCGGACTTGGATACAGACAGTCATGCCTCCGGCTGA
- the LOC111574952 gene encoding macrophage-stimulating protein receptor-like isoform X1, which yields MVTLTALLTVCLWIQTQTASGQQECPPSPPWLVDFTVTYSLPHFQTDKPIQNIEVNSQVQPTELYVACQNVIVAVNDSLQKTWELKTGPVGSPQCETCQVCDIETDPEDPVNTDSQVLFLDPDQFLLPYLYFCGSTRHGICYFIDIGNPKPETKCLYKKERNSPTYCPDCLASPLGTKVTFVQEGTTSLFFTAASVNDRLAQRYPRRSISVMRPLSTEDGFDMIMNVTVLPSLRDSYSIDYIYSFSTKDYVYFLSLQRENPSNSNSTFQTRLGRLPILIPEMWMYREVVLECRYEPKRRRRREAFRDIVYNGLQAAYFGRAGKDLADELRVHETEDILYGVFAEVDERGQPQKNSALCAFPLTKVNHAIDRGVEACCKSGSEQLSRGLCHFQPCESCPHELPQSNEENDACTAKATLVSQPYYRVDLFNSQMRNVLFTSVLVTTTGNHTLGHFGTSDGRILQVILTLYRPIIFANYSLGETAVSRTAAVYSKDLLLFVVGNKMFRVPSAGPGCSHFMTCSMCLTAPRFMNCSWCSGSCLRENECTSEWSKDSCTPVITEFFPKTIPAGGETELTLCGSEFQSPLRPAIIGGKTHIITVGSAMCSILTEKSSNDKLVCKIHEKNPSQNLNITLHVHEGEVEGRYSIEGTAQMSGFSFVEPTITEINPGYGPMFGGTTVTLTGKYLNSGKQRDVYFGEKKCSIQTVSEETGVFSSIVCYTATAAAVGPVPVKIIIDNFQVTATKMFLYKKNPVVNSVRPHCGFQRGSKLLIQGQNFDSAYKTVVQYTPKNPVVETLQQVCNGTTNTTHMECWAPAFPEETPEEKSEPGVISIHIDGKNNLFKRRFDYHPDAKVIPFENDDNVLLLKPGDTEVSLHHSKLNTVSSCMKITMTIGGVPCNAQVLLNELTCRIPKGLVIPSEGLPVKVSVNREVYDVGTVVYDDSSNTVIAGIVLGIIVALVVGAGLALLVMIHLRKKKRANIENRLSTMLSRSRMSSTHTSPTGDYRRVDLSSQTSGSGGMAFQGLLYAASYDHLAVPLMPRDNISMVSLSSDLLEEVKDVLIPAEMLRIEDSQIIGKGHFGTVYHGYLIDSNKQETHCAVKSLNRITDLGEVDQFLREGIIMKAFHHSNILSLLGIMLPKEGLPLVVLPYMKHGDVRHFIRSEKRNPTVKDLIGFGLQVAKGMEYLAQKKFVHRDLAARNCMLDETYTVKVADFGMARDIYDKEYYSIQDHKRVKLPVKWMAIESLQTQKFTTKSDVWSYGVLLWELLTRGASPYPDVDPYDITHYLLKGRRLPQPQFCPDTLYSIMLACWDPEPEHRPGFHSLVTEVQHILSCLEGEHYISLKVTYVNIDQPRPYPALTGSADEAEASDLDTDSHASG from the exons ATGGTCACTTTGACTGCCTTGCTGACAGTATGCTTATggatacaaacacaaactgcctcAGGACAGCAAGAATGTCCCCCTTCTCCTCCCTGGCTGGTGGATTTCACTGTGACATATTCCCTGCCCCATTTCCAAACAGACAAACCTATACAGAACATCGAAGTGAACTCGCAAGTTCAGCCAACAGAGCTTTATGTTGCCTGCCAGAATGTAATAGTAGCAGTTAACGATTCCTTGCAGAAAACATGGGAGTTGAAAACTGGACCTGTTGGCAGTCCTCAGTGTGAAACCTGTCAGGTATGTGACATAGAAACTGACCCTGAAGATCCAGTGAATACAGACAGCCAGGTTCTGTTTTTGGATCCTGATCAATTTTTGTTGCCATACTTGTACTTTTGTGGAAGCACTCGGCATGGGATCTGTTACTTTATTGACATTGGCAATCCAAAGCCTGAGACTAAGTGTTTATACAAAAAAGAGCGAAACTCTCCAACCTACTGTCCCGACTGTCTGGCCAGCCCACTTGGCACCAAAGTCACCTTCGTTCAGGAAGGAACCACATCACTGTTCTTCACTGCAGCCTCTGTCAACGACAGGCTGGCACAGAGGTATCCAAGGAGGTCAATATCAGTGATGAGACCTCTTTCAACTGAAGATGGATTTGATATGATCATGAACGTCACAGTGCTCCCCAGTCTGCGTGACTCCTACAGCATTGACTACATATATAGTTTTTCCACCAAGGACTATGTCTACTTTCTGTCCCTGCAGAGGGAAAATCCCTCCAACAGCAACTCGACTTTTCAGACTCGTCTGGGACGACTGCCTATTTTAATTCCAGAGATGTGGATGTACAGGGAAGTGGTCTTGGAGTGTCGGTACGAACCAAAGAGGAGGAGACGGCGAGAGGCTTTCAGGGACATTGTGTATAACGGACTACAGGCGGCATATTTTGGGCGAGCAGGCAAAGACTTGGCTGATGAGCTGAGGGTGCACGAGACTGAAGACATTCTTTATGGGGTGTTTGCAGAGGTGGATGAGCGTGGTCAGCCTCAGAAAAACTCAGCCCTGTGCGCCTTTCCTCTGACTAAAGTAAACCATGCCATTGACCGAGGTGTGGAGGCCTGCTGTAAGTCAGGGAGTGAGCAGCTGTCCAGAGGTCTCTGTCACTTCCAGCCATGTGAGAGCTGCCCACATGAA cttccaCAGAGCAATGAAGAGAATGACGCATGCACTGCCAAGGCCACTCTAGTCTCACAGCCGTACTACAGAGTCGATCTCTTCAACAGTCAGATGAGAAATGTCCTGTTCACCTCAGTCCTGGTCACCACTACTGGGAATCATACTCTGGGACATTTTGGCACCTCAGATGGCAGGATACTGCAG GTGATTCTTACACTGTACAGACCAATTATTTTTGCCAATTATTCGCTGGGAGAAACGGCAGTGTCCAGGACAGCAGCTGTCTACTCGAAGGATTtacttctttttgtggttggaAATAAG atgttcagagtaCCCTCTGCAGGACCTGGGTGTTCACATTTTATGACATGCTCCATGTGTTTGACGGCTCCACGCTTCATGAACTGTAGCTGGTGTTCGGGAAGCTGCTTAAGGGAGAATGAGTGCACCTCAGAGTGGAGCAAAGACTCTTGCACACCTGTCATAACCGAG tttttcccaAAAACAATTCCTGCTGGTGGTGAGACAGAGTTGACGCTGTGCGGTTCAGAGTTTCAGTCTCCTCTGAGACCCGCCATCATCGGCGGCAAAACCCACATTATCACAGTGGGCTCAGCCATGTGTTCTATCCTGACCGAGAAGAGCAGTAATGACAA GCTAGTGTGcaaaattcatgaaaaaaaccCCAGCCAGAATCTCAACATCACTCTGCATGTGCATGAGGGGGAAGTGGAGGGACGCTACTCAATCGAAGGCACAGCTCAGATGTCTGGCTTCTCTTTTGTG GAACCCACCATCACAGAAATCAACCCTGGCTATGGACCCATGTTTGGGGGAACAACAGTTACACTAACAGGAAAATATCTTAATTCTGGGAAACAAAGAGATGTGTACTTTGGAGAGAAAAAGTGCAGCATTCAAAC AGTTTCTGAGGAAACTGGAGTTTTTTCTTCAATCGTCTGCTATACAGccactgcagcagctgttggACCTGTACCTGTGAAAATCATTATTGACAACTTTCAAGTGACTGCTACTAAGATGTTCCTCTACAAGAAAAACCCTGTTGTAAACTCTGTGCGTCCACATTGCGGTTTCCAAAG AGGCTCCAAACTGCTGATACAAGGTCAGAATTTTGACTCTGCCTACAAAACTGTGGTTCAGTACACTCCCAAAAATCCTGTTGTGGAAACTTTACAACAA GTCTGCAATGGCACAACAAATACTACGCATATGGAATGCTGGGCTCCTGCTTTTCCAGAAGAAACGCCAGAAGAAAAATCAGAACCAGGAGTGATTTCTATTCACATTGATGGAAAAAATAACCTCTTCAAGCGACGTTTTGACTACCACCCTGATGCCAAAGTCATTCCCTTTGAAAATGATGACAACGTTTTACTTCTAAAACCAGGAGACACTGAAGTTTCTCTGCAT cacagtaaactgaatacaGTGAGCTCATGTATGAAGATTACGATGACCATTGGCGGTGTGCCCTGCAACGCTCAGGTTCTGTTAAATGAGCTGACCTGCAGGATTCCTAAAGGCCTGGTGATCCCCAGCGAGGGGCTGCCTGTCAAA GTGTCTGTGAACAGAGAGGTGTACGATGTGGGTACAGTAGTCTATGACGACAGCAGCAACACTGTGATTGCAGGCATTGTCCTGGGCATCATTGTTGCACTGGTAGTAGGTGCTGGCCTTGCATTACTAGTGATGATTCAtttgaggaagaaaaagagag CCAACATAGAGAATCGTCTATCAACAATGCTGTCACGCAGCCGCATGAGCAGCACCCATACCTCCCCAACAGGTGACTACAGACGAG TAGATCTATCCAGTCAAACCTCTGGCTCAGGAGGAATGGCTTTCCAAGGTTTATTGTACGCTGCCAGCTATGATCATCTTGCTGTTCCTTTAATGCCACGGGACAATATCTCAATGGTCAGCTTGAGTTCTGACCTTCTTGAAGAGGTCAAAGATGTGCTGATCCCTGCTGAGATGCTCCGAATTGAGGATAGCCAGATCATTGGCAAAG GTCACTTTGGGACAGTTTATCATGGATACCTGATAGACAGCAATAAGCAAGAGACCCACTGTGCTGTTAAGTCACTGAACA GGATCACAGATTTGGGTGAAGTGGATCAGTTCCTCAGAGAGGGCATCATCATGAAAGCCTTCCACCACTCCAACATACTCTCTCTGCTGGGCATCATGCTGCCCAAAGAAGGGCTCCCTCTGGTGGTTCTGCCATACATGAAGCATGGAGATGTGCGCCATTTCATCCGCTCTGAGAAAAGG AACCCCACAGTGAAAGACTTAATCGGGTTTGGGCTTCAGGTTGCCAAAGGCATGGAGTACTTAGCCCAGAAGAAGTTTGTTCACAGAGACCTGGCTGCACGTAACTGCAT GCTAGATGAAACATACACAGTAAAGGTGGCTGACTTTGGCATGGCCAGAGACATATATGACAAGGAGTACTACAGCATTCAAGATCACAAGAGGGTAAAGCTTCCAGTTAAGTGGATGGCTATCGAAAGCCTGCAAACACAGAAGTTCACCACCAAGTCTGATGTG TGGTCATATGGCGTCTTATTATGGGAGCTGTTAACCAGAGGTGCCAGTCCATATCCAGATGTGGACCCCTATGACATCACACACTACTTGTTGAAGGGACGTCGGCTTCCACAGCCACAGTTTTGCCCAGATACTCT CTATTCAATCATGCTGGCATGTTGGGACCCGGAGCCTGAGCACAGACCAGGTTTTCACAGCCTGGTTACAGAAGTACAACACATCCTGTCCTGCCTGGAAGGAGAGCACTACATCAGTTTGAAGGTTACCTATGTCAACATAGACCAGCCAAGGCCTTATCCTGCCCTGACTGGATCTGCTGATGAGGCTGAGGCCTCGGACTTGGATACAGACAGTCATGCCTCCGGCTGA